From the Variovorax paradoxus genome, the window ATCGGTGGGAATGACGATCTCGACGCGCTCGGGGTCGATCATGGCCGTGGCACTCGACTCGACGATTTCCTGGATCGTCTTCATGCCCGACCACACGCCCGAGAAGCGGCTCATGGCGAAGGCGTGGATGCCCAGGTCGAGGATTTCCTGCACGTTGGCCGGGAAGAACACCGGCGTGCCGCAGGCCTTGAAGATGTGGTCGCTCTGGTGCGCGGCGGTGGAGCTCTTGGAGATGTGGTCGTCGCCAGCCACCGCGATCACGCCGCCCCAGGGCGTGGTGCCGGCCATGTTGGCGTGCTTGAAGACGTCGGAGCAGCGGTCCACGCCCGGGCCCTTGCCGTACCAGATGCCGAAGACGCCGTCGAACTTGTTGGTGCCCTGCGGCGAGAAGCCCAGCTGCTGCGTGCCCCATAGGGCGGTGGCGGCCAGCTCTTCGTTCACGCCGGGCTGGAAGACGATGTTCTGTTCCTTCAGGAACTTGCTGGCCTTCCACAGCGCCTGGTCGTAGCCGCCGAGCGGGGAGCCGCGGTAGCCGCTGATGAAGCCCGCCGTGTTCTTGCCGGCCTGCTGGTCGCGCAGCCGCTGCAGCATGGGCAGCTTGACGAGGGCCTGGACGCCGCTCATGAAGGCCCGGCCGTAGTCGAGGCTGTATTTGTCGTCGAGCGTGACCGTTTCCAGGGCCTTGCGAATGTGCGCGGGCAGCGGTGCATTCATATGTCTTTGTCTCCGTGTGGCAGGGCCTCGTGGGCCTGGCTGGTGGGGTACGGGTCTGTGCCCGTGTAGGGCGCGAGCCCATGATCACGCAAAGTGTATGCCGGGGTCCGCGACAGGTGTTTGCGTTCTTTGCCCCGTAAAACGTGCTTCCAGAAAGAATCTTGCTTAATATTGCCCACCATGGAAAGCATTGACAAGTTCGACCTTGCAATCCTGCAAGAACTGCAGGCCGACGGGCGCCTCACCAACGCCGAGCTGGCGCAGCGCGTCGGCCTGTCGGCCGCGCCCTGCTGGCGCCGGGTGCGCGCGCTGGAGGAAGCCGGCTTCATCAAGGGCTACCACGCCGAGATCGACCGCCACAAGATCGGGCTGGGCGTGCTCGCCTTCGTGCGCGTGGACACCGAGCGCGTGACGCACGAGGCCACCCGCAAGCTGGAGGACGCGATCCGCAAGCTGCCCGAGGTGGTGGCCTGCCACTACATCAGCGGCACTGGCACCTTCGAGCTGCAGGTGGTGGCGCAGGACCTCGACAGCTTCTCGGCCTTCGCGCGCCAGCACCTGATGAACCTGCCCAACGTGAAGGACCTGCACACCAGTTTCTCGCTGGGCGAGGTGAAGGCCAGCAGCGCGCTGCCGCTGGGGCACCTGGCGAAATAGGCGCAAGCGCCGCGCGCCCCAAAAAAAAGCCGGCTCCTCTCGGAGCCGGCCTTCATTGCGCTGGGTTTCTTCGGATCAGAAGGTGATGTCCTTCTCGACTTCCTGCAGCTTGCGGCGCGCCAGCGCCAGGTTCGACTTGGCCTTGTCGAGCACGTAGTAGATGAACACGCCTTCCTTCTGCGCGAGCGGGCGCAGCAGGTGGTACTGCTTGCCCAGGGTGATGAGGATGTCCTCGATCACGTCATTCAGGCCGAGCGAACGCATGGTCTTGAGCTTGGCGCGCACCACTTCGGTGTTGCCGGCGGCAGCCACTTCGAGGTCCACGCCGGTGCCGGCCGCGCCCAGCATCATGCCGCTGGCGGAATCGACCACGGCCGCGCACATGGCGCCGTCTGCGGTCAGGAGGTTGTCGATGCTTTGCTGGATGGTCGCCATGTCAAGTATTCCGGTTGGGTAGGTTGCTGATGGTCATGCGTATGAAAAGAGAACGAGGGAGAACGAGGGCGCCGCATGAAGACGCGCCCTCATTCGCCGATCCTGGGGGGCAGCCAGCCCGATTTGTGCGCCTCGAGCACCTTCACGCAGGTGGCGGTGCGGTACATCGCCTGCGCGAGCACCGCGCCGGCGTTGGCAATCACGTTCACCACCAGTTCCGCTTCTTCGTTGCGCACGGGGCTGAAGAGCGCGAAGCCGTCGTCGGTGCCCACGGTGATGCACTTGCAGCGGCCCAGCCGCGCCTCCTGCGATACCACGCTGCCCATGGCGGAGATGGAGCTCGCCATGGCGGCGATGCGCGACGGGTCGAAGCTGCGCAGGCTGGCGCTGGCGATCTCGAAGCCGTCCGGCGTCGCGATGACAACCGCGGTCACGCCCGCGATCTCGTCGAGGATGTGCTGCGCCTCCGAGGCGGCCTTCAGTTTCAGTGCGAGGCTGATGTTCACGGCGAGACTCCCGCGTCGATGGCTTCGATCTGCACCAGCAGGGTTTCGACCAGCGAGATCACGTCGTCCCTGCGGCGCAGGTCGACGGCCACGATCGGCAGCACCAGCCCTCGGGCCTGCAGCGCGTACGCGTAGTCGTCCAGCGAGGGCGAGGCGTGCGTGTCGCAGCGGCTCACGCCGATGACGCAGGGCATTTCCTTCAGCGCGTCGGCAAAGCCGTCGAGGTAGGTGTGCATGTCGTCCAGCGGTCGCGGACGCGAGTTGTCGAGCAGGATCGCCAGGCCGAGCGCGTCGCGGATCAGGATCTGCCACATGAAGTCGAAGCGGCTCTGGCCCGGCGTGCCGTAGATGCGCAGCCGGTCGCCGTTGTCCAGCGTCAGCTGGCCGAAGTCCAGTCCCACGGTGGTGGTGGCCTTGGCCACCGAGGTGTCGGCGTTCGCGACGTCGGTGGAAATGGGCGGTGCCTCGCTGATGGCGGCGATGGCGGTGGTCTTGCCCACGCCCATCGGGCCGGTCAGGACGAGTTTGTATTCCCTCAATCGAAATCCCCTTGTATCCCTGTAATCCCTCGAGCAGCCGGCATTCAGGCCAGGCCGAGACGGCGGCGGATGCGCGAGAGCAGCCCCGCCCTCTCGCCGGCGGGTTCGCCCGACAGCACGGGCGCACGGATGCGCGCGGCGAGGGCATCGCCGGCCGGAGCCTCGCCCAGCCAGGCCAGCACGCCTTCCTGTTCCAGCAGGCCCAGGAAGGTCGAGCACTCGTCGACGTCGACACGGCCGAGCGCGCTCAGGCTTTCGGCGGACTGCGCACTCTTCGAGAGCGCCGCGGCCAGCCGCATGTAGACCGGGTTCTTCTGCAGCGTCACCTGCGCGGGCCAGCGGATCAGCGAAGCGCGGGAGCCGCGGCCGCGCGCCGATTGCGCCGTGGCCTCGGCCTTGCCGGCACGCACGTCGGGGGTGATCTCGTTGAGCAGGTCGACCAGCTCTTCCGCGAAGATGGGCCGCGCCAGGCTGCGGCCGGCGGGCGCCGCGCCGGCCGGCTCGCCGCGCTGCACCATGGGCACCACCACCAGGGGCGCCGACGGGGCGTGCCAGGTCTCCGACGCGCTGGCACTGTCCAGCAGCAGCACATCGCAAACCCCGGATTCGCTGACCGTCCACGGGGTGCGCAGGTTGGAGCTCAGCCGGACGATGATTCTCAGGAGCTCAACCTCAACTTTCGGGATCCCCATGACCCCAAGGACGAATGACATGGCTGTCTCGCTGATCGGTGTTTCAAAAAGTTAGGCATTGTTATCTTTGTGAACTAAATACTTCTACATATCCGTTCGAAAGCGGACGATTCCTCGGGATCTTTGAGAACAAATGCACAAGAAAGGCATGCATGAGAAGCCTCGTCGGAGCTGTGCAACAGCGCCTGGAGCGCATCGGCCGCGGCCCACGCGGGCATAGAATCCCCGGCCTTCGAAGCCACAAACCACTCCCGGGAGACCCCATGAACCGCATCCGGCGCGCCCTTTCGCTCGGCCTCCTCGCCAGCACCGCCTTCTTCTCGTTCGGTGCAGCACAGGCCCAGAACCGCGAACTCATCGTCGCGTCGAGCGCCACCTATGCGCCCTTCGCCTTCGAGAACAAGGACAAGCAGATCGTCGGGTTCGACATCGACATCATCAACGCCATCGCGAAGCAGCAGGGCCTGAAGATCAAGATCGTCAACACGCCCTTCACCGGCATCTTCGGCGCGCTGAACAACGGCGACGTCGACCTCGTGATCTCGGGCGTGACCATCAACGAGAAGCGCAAGCAGAGCTACGACTTCACGCCGCCCTACTTCGCGGCCCGCCAGCTGATCGCGCTGCCGAAGAACAGCAAGGTCGCCTCGCTGAAGGACCTGGCCGGCAAGAAGATCGCCGTGGTGAGCGCCTCCACCGCCGACGACATCGCCTCGCGCGAGTTCGGCAAGACCAGTCCCGACATCCGCCGCTTCGAGAGCACGCCGCTCATCATTTCCGAGCTGGCCGGCGGCGGCGTCGATGCCGCGATGGGCGACAACGGCGTCATCGCCTACCGCGTGGCGCAGAACCCCGACCTGAAGACGCTGGACGACAAGTCGTTCCCCGAAGAGGGCTTCGGCATCGTCGTGAAGAAGGGCGACAAGGCCCTGCTCGACAAGCTCACCGCCGGCCTGGCCGCCATCCGCGCGGACGGCAGCTACGTGACCATCTACAAGAAGTGGTTCAACAAGGACCCGAACGTGCGCTGAGCCGCACGGCATCTCCCTGAACACGGCCGCCCTCACGCGGCCGTTTCGTTTTTCGTTGACTGATGAGCTGAGGACGCAAGCATGGAACAACCGGTGCTGCTTTTTGGATGGT encodes:
- a CDS encoding GTP-binding protein gives rise to the protein MREYKLVLTGPMGVGKTTAIAAISEAPPISTDVANADTSVAKATTTVGLDFGQLTLDNGDRLRIYGTPGQSRFDFMWQILIRDALGLAILLDNSRPRPLDDMHTYLDGFADALKEMPCVIGVSRCDTHASPSLDDYAYALQARGLVLPIVAVDLRRRDDVISLVETLLVQIEAIDAGVSP
- a CDS encoding roadblock/LC7 domain-containing protein codes for the protein MNISLALKLKAASEAQHILDEIAGVTAVVIATPDGFEIASASLRSFDPSRIAAMASSISAMGSVVSQEARLGRCKCITVGTDDGFALFSPVRNEEAELVVNVIANAGAVLAQAMYRTATCVKVLEAHKSGWLPPRIGE
- a CDS encoding Lrp/AsnC family transcriptional regulator; the encoded protein is MESIDKFDLAILQELQADGRLTNAELAQRVGLSAAPCWRRVRALEEAGFIKGYHAEIDRHKIGLGVLAFVRVDTERVTHEATRKLEDAIRKLPEVVACHYISGTGTFELQVVAQDLDSFSAFARQHLMNLPNVKDLHTSFSLGEVKASSALPLGHLAK
- a CDS encoding basic amino acid ABC transporter substrate-binding protein, with product MNRIRRALSLGLLASTAFFSFGAAQAQNRELIVASSATYAPFAFENKDKQIVGFDIDIINAIAKQQGLKIKIVNTPFTGIFGALNNGDVDLVISGVTINEKRKQSYDFTPPYFAARQLIALPKNSKVASLKDLAGKKIAVVSASTADDIASREFGKTSPDIRRFESTPLIISELAGGGVDAAMGDNGVIAYRVAQNPDLKTLDDKSFPEEGFGIVVKKGDKALLDKLTAGLAAIRADGSYVTIYKKWFNKDPNVR